In methanogenic archaeon ISO4-H5, the following are encoded in one genomic region:
- a CDS encoding isoleucyl-tRNA synthetase IleS, with protein sequence MIKQIQGSYSAPKLEKEIQEFWKSEHAYEKTKEMRKDGENFYFVDGPPYTTGSIHLGTAMNKTVKDILIRYWRMNGYNVRDQPGFDMHGLPIEVQVEKKIGVHSKKQIIEEIGIDKFVETCQEFAYGLHGTMTEAFKQLGVWMDWEKPYQTLKLDYMESGWWAVQQAYNKGLLKDSSRVVTWCPRCETALAEAEIDYSDETDPSVMVRFPLRDEKDVSILIWTTTPWTLPSNMAVAVHPAETYAKVKMSGDSGSETVIIMKSQAEYVMKAGGYTSFEILSEMNGKDLVGTHYLPPFEIGDALQRTEYTYRVLDAEYVEKDNTGCVHTAPGFGPDDYDTGKRYGLIPFCPVNEAGRFTDAFPMMEGKKVRTTNDDVIAYLKEKGLLYNTSKIKHRYGHCWRCKTPIIYRNTRQWFIDVPRVKDKMLSEIDRVKWVPDWAGSGREKNWVDGARDWCISRQRFWGIPLPVWECSCGTKKVVGQYEELKEGEGYTEGMDTHRPWIDKVTFKCPKCGKTMHRVPDVLDVWFDSGVASWADLGYPHKKDEFEKWWPPRFIVEAHDQTRGWFYTQLAAGVVSFDRAPYDEVMMHGWMLDSKGRKMSKSLGNVVTPEEVIEQYGADSLRYYMIMANAPWEDTSFQKLGPKDAWKVLNTYWNVVNFASMYMVLDSFDPAAHTLENMKASLSNEDRWMLSRTEKMKMAVTEALETRELHKVARALTDYIMEDLSRWYLHLVRDRSWDEESTDAKTAAYFTLYRAIMSVAVAMAPVCPHITDRVYSAMGGSKLTVHMEDWQKGDASLIDEDIEHSMALVQKINAVVASEREKMGSKKRWPLNAVYIHGTDVSVNDAVKVFNDILAQQVNIKKIGYLGAGEKAPIDVEPVDFGEGELFIDPTVTPEIEAEGWGRDLIRAIQQMRKNMKLNVEEFIFCDVKAEDHLVELFKVWQEHICGEVRAKQITYTDAPAGERVEDLEINGKVITVGVSSSKI encoded by the coding sequence ATGATAAAGCAGATCCAAGGCAGTTATTCCGCTCCAAAGTTGGAGAAGGAGATCCAGGAATTCTGGAAATCCGAGCACGCTTATGAAAAGACCAAAGAGATGAGGAAGGACGGAGAAAACTTCTACTTCGTCGACGGACCGCCCTACACCACCGGTTCCATCCACCTCGGAACGGCCATGAACAAGACCGTCAAGGACATCCTCATCAGGTACTGGAGGATGAACGGATACAATGTCCGCGACCAGCCCGGTTTCGACATGCACGGACTCCCCATCGAGGTCCAGGTCGAGAAGAAGATCGGGGTGCACTCCAAGAAACAGATCATCGAGGAGATCGGAATCGACAAGTTCGTCGAGACCTGCCAGGAATTCGCTTACGGCCTCCACGGCACCATGACCGAGGCATTCAAACAGCTCGGTGTATGGATGGACTGGGAGAAGCCCTATCAGACCCTCAAATTAGATTACATGGAGTCCGGCTGGTGGGCCGTTCAGCAGGCCTACAACAAGGGACTCCTCAAGGATTCCAGCAGGGTCGTCACCTGGTGTCCCCGCTGCGAGACCGCACTCGCCGAGGCGGAGATCGACTACTCCGACGAGACCGACCCCTCCGTCATGGTCAGGTTCCCCCTGAGGGACGAGAAGGATGTCTCCATCCTCATCTGGACCACCACCCCCTGGACCCTCCCGTCCAACATGGCCGTGGCAGTCCACCCCGCCGAGACCTACGCCAAGGTGAAGATGTCCGGCGACTCGGGTTCCGAGACCGTCATCATCATGAAGTCCCAGGCAGAGTATGTCATGAAAGCGGGAGGATACACCTCCTTCGAGATCCTCTCCGAGATGAACGGAAAGGACCTCGTCGGCACCCACTACCTGCCTCCCTTCGAGATCGGCGACGCCCTCCAGAGGACCGAGTACACCTACAGGGTCCTCGATGCAGAATACGTCGAGAAGGACAACACCGGATGCGTCCACACCGCCCCCGGATTCGGACCCGACGACTACGACACCGGAAAGAGGTACGGCCTCATCCCCTTCTGTCCTGTTAACGAGGCCGGAAGGTTCACCGACGCCTTCCCCATGATGGAGGGTAAGAAGGTCAGGACCACCAACGATGATGTCATCGCCTACCTCAAGGAGAAGGGTCTGCTCTACAACACATCCAAGATCAAGCACAGGTACGGACACTGCTGGAGGTGCAAGACCCCCATCATCTACAGGAACACCCGCCAGTGGTTCATCGATGTCCCCAGGGTTAAGGACAAGATGCTCTCCGAGATCGACCGTGTCAAATGGGTCCCTGACTGGGCCGGCTCCGGCAGAGAGAAGAACTGGGTCGACGGCGCCAGAGACTGGTGCATCTCCAGGCAGAGGTTCTGGGGAATCCCCCTTCCCGTATGGGAGTGCTCCTGCGGCACCAAGAAGGTCGTCGGACAGTACGAGGAGCTGAAGGAAGGAGAGGGTTACACCGAGGGCATGGACACCCACAGGCCCTGGATCGACAAGGTCACCTTCAAGTGCCCCAAGTGCGGCAAGACCATGCACAGGGTCCCCGACGTCCTCGATGTCTGGTTCGACTCCGGAGTCGCCTCCTGGGCCGACCTCGGCTACCCCCACAAGAAGGACGAGTTCGAGAAATGGTGGCCCCCGAGGTTCATCGTGGAAGCCCACGACCAGACCCGCGGATGGTTCTATACCCAGCTCGCCGCCGGAGTGGTGTCTTTCGACAGGGCACCTTACGACGAAGTCATGATGCACGGATGGATGCTCGACTCCAAGGGAAGGAAGATGTCCAAATCCCTCGGAAACGTCGTGACCCCCGAGGAGGTCATCGAGCAGTACGGAGCCGATTCCCTCAGGTACTACATGATCATGGCCAATGCACCCTGGGAGGACACCTCCTTCCAGAAGCTCGGCCCCAAGGATGCGTGGAAAGTGCTCAACACCTATTGGAACGTAGTCAACTTCGCTTCCATGTACATGGTGCTCGACAGCTTCGACCCCGCCGCCCACACCCTCGAGAACATGAAGGCCAGCCTCAGCAACGAGGACAGGTGGATGCTCTCCAGGACCGAGAAGATGAAGATGGCCGTTACCGAAGCCCTCGAGACCAGGGAGCTCCACAAGGTGGCACGCGCCCTCACCGACTACATCATGGAAGACCTCTCCCGCTGGTACCTGCACCTGGTAAGGGACAGGAGCTGGGACGAGGAGTCCACCGACGCCAAGACCGCGGCATACTTCACCCTTTACAGGGCCATCATGTCCGTGGCTGTCGCCATGGCACCCGTCTGCCCTCACATCACCGACAGGGTCTACTCCGCCATGGGTGGCAGCAAACTCACCGTCCACATGGAGGACTGGCAGAAGGGAGACGCAAGCCTCATCGACGAGGACATCGAGCACAGCATGGCACTGGTCCAGAAGATCAACGCCGTCGTCGCCAGCGAGAGGGAGAAGATGGGCAGCAAGAAGAGGTGGCCCCTCAATGCCGTCTACATCCACGGAACCGATGTCTCCGTCAACGATGCGGTGAAGGTCTTCAACGACATCCTGGCACAGCAGGTCAACATCAAGAAGATCGGTTACCTCGGAGCAGGCGAGAAAGCCCCCATCGACGTCGAACCCGTCGACTTCGGTGAGGGAGAGCTGTTCATCGACCCCACCGTCACCCCCGAGATCGAGGCAGAGGGCTGGGGCAGGGACCTCATCAGGGCTATCCAGCAGATGAGGAAGAACATGAAGCTCAACGTCGAGGAGTTCATCTTCTGCGACGTGAAGGCCGAAGACCACCTGGTCGAGCTCTTCAAGGTCTGGCAGGAACACATCTGCGGAGAAGTCCGCGCCAAGCAGATCACCTACACCGACGCCCCCGCCGGCGAGCGCGTGGAGGACCTCGAGATTAACGGAAAGGTCATCACCGTCGGGGTGTCCTCCTCCAAGATCTGA
- a CDS encoding transporter DMT family — translation MNNTDRTFTLFLFSLVLFGTNGAVANQIDLPSNQIVLLRTLIGGSALTITAVILGRRFTMPEDRRQMLYVLGSGITLGISWIFLYEAYILAGVGISSMLYYCGPAVVLILSPVIFKEKLTAPGLIGFAAVLIGAILMCIRSVSSDVDPLGYLLGIGSALAHAAMLVFGKKVTGVDGLENSSIQLLAAFATVLVYSLATSGATISVQSDDWLPILVLGLANTAFGCLLYFSTIPKLHTQTISVWGYLEPLSALLAGVVLLGESLYSEQWLGALLILTGAIGMELFESRTGRHIPGAPR, via the coding sequence GTGAACAACACTGACAGAACCTTCACACTGTTCCTATTCTCCCTCGTCCTGTTCGGTACGAACGGAGCGGTAGCGAACCAGATCGACCTCCCCAGCAACCAGATAGTGCTGCTGAGGACACTCATCGGAGGTTCTGCCCTTACCATTACTGCAGTGATCCTCGGGAGGAGATTCACCATGCCCGAGGACAGGAGGCAGATGCTGTACGTCCTCGGTTCCGGGATCACCCTGGGGATAAGCTGGATCTTCCTCTACGAGGCATACATCCTGGCAGGTGTAGGGATCTCCTCCATGCTCTACTACTGCGGACCCGCCGTGGTGCTGATTCTCTCCCCCGTAATCTTCAAGGAGAAGCTCACCGCACCCGGACTCATAGGTTTCGCCGCAGTACTAATCGGCGCCATCCTGATGTGCATCAGATCCGTAAGCTCAGACGTCGACCCTCTGGGATATCTCCTCGGTATCGGTTCCGCACTGGCGCACGCCGCGATGCTGGTGTTCGGGAAGAAAGTCACCGGCGTGGACGGTCTGGAGAACTCCTCCATTCAGCTGCTGGCAGCCTTCGCCACCGTCCTCGTCTATTCGCTGGCGACATCCGGTGCAACAATTTCCGTTCAGTCGGATGATTGGTTACCGATACTGGTGCTGGGTCTTGCCAATACCGCCTTCGGATGCCTGCTGTATTTCTCCACCATACCGAAGCTCCACACGCAGACGATCTCGGTCTGGGGATATCTGGAACCGCTGTCCGCCCTGCTGGCGGGAGTGGTGCTCCTGGGAGAATCCCTGTACTCCGAACAATGGCTCGGCGCCCTACTGATACTGACAGGAGCGATAGGCATGGAGCTCTTCGAGAGCAGAACCGGCAGGCATATCCCAGGCGCTCCGAGATGA
- a CDS encoding transcriptional regulator LysR family, with protein sequence METNLLKYLAFTEIGEGKSFTEASEILGVSQSGISRMISDLETDWGFRLFERDRNGVQLTREGSALLPYAKALCSDFKSLESAVSGLKDPSRGHLRIGVFSSVATYWIPKIVSRFKEDYPDVTYDLLLGDYAELEEWVAEGSADFAFSHKPASPDLDWELLDMDEYLAVMRDDDPMAMEDYCPAHCLEGVPFMLLERGGRSEVGNYLEENRVHPDIRFRTWDDYSVMSMVSSGLGTGVLPSLILKNLPDRVVTRPLKPPLFREIGIISRKGRPLTPVADRFMDYLKYR encoded by the coding sequence ATGGAAACAAACCTCCTGAAATACCTCGCATTCACCGAGATCGGGGAAGGGAAGAGTTTCACTGAAGCATCCGAGATTCTCGGTGTATCCCAATCCGGAATCAGCAGGATGATATCCGATCTGGAGACCGATTGGGGGTTCAGGCTTTTCGAGAGGGATCGCAACGGGGTCCAGCTCACTCGCGAGGGAAGCGCCCTCCTCCCTTATGCCAAGGCACTGTGTTCCGATTTCAAATCGCTGGAGAGTGCGGTCTCCGGTCTGAAGGACCCTTCCCGCGGACACCTGAGGATAGGGGTGTTCTCCAGTGTAGCCACATACTGGATTCCGAAGATAGTGTCCCGTTTCAAGGAGGATTACCCGGATGTCACCTACGATCTTCTCCTGGGGGATTATGCCGAACTGGAGGAATGGGTAGCCGAAGGGTCGGCCGATTTCGCATTCTCGCACAAACCCGCCTCCCCGGATTTGGATTGGGAACTGCTCGATATGGACGAGTATCTCGCGGTAATGAGAGACGATGACCCAATGGCCATGGAGGATTACTGTCCCGCCCATTGTCTGGAGGGGGTACCGTTCATGCTGCTGGAACGCGGAGGCAGGTCGGAGGTCGGGAACTATCTGGAGGAGAACCGCGTGCATCCCGATATCAGGTTCAGGACCTGGGACGATTATTCGGTAATGTCGATGGTCTCATCGGGTCTGGGTACCGGGGTGCTGCCCTCCCTGATTCTGAAGAACCTCCCTGACAGGGTGGTCACACGTCCCCTGAAACCCCCTCTTTTCAGAGAAATCGGTATCATAAGCAGAAAAGGACGTCCGCTCACGCCGGTGGCGGACAGATTCATGGATTATCTGAAGTACCGCTGA
- a CDS encoding thiazole biosynthesis adenylyltransferase ThiF3: MTESMYDRTRILVGDDGIEKLRRARVIVCGCGAVGGYVIEGLVRAGIGKLRVVDKDVFSESNLNRQVLCTTETVGRIKSEVACERARLINPDIDIEGIDEYISTDNVDMILEGDWDILVDAIDTIGNKAVIDKAALDRGLPVYASMGAAMHFDPSAVRIATLKKTDTCPLASQLRKQMRDVDTSDMTCVYSTEPVTVKTEKRDEHGKGVLGSLPTVPAIFGMTLASLVIRRITGC, from the coding sequence ATGACGGAGTCCATGTATGACCGCACCCGCATCCTCGTCGGAGACGACGGCATCGAAAAACTCAGAAGAGCCAGAGTTATCGTTTGCGGCTGCGGTGCCGTCGGAGGATACGTGATTGAAGGTCTCGTGAGAGCAGGTATCGGCAAACTCCGCGTAGTAGACAAGGACGTATTCTCTGAAAGCAATCTCAACCGTCAGGTGCTCTGCACCACGGAAACCGTCGGCAGGATAAAATCGGAAGTTGCATGCGAAAGAGCCCGTCTCATCAATCCCGACATAGACATCGAAGGCATCGATGAGTACATCTCCACCGATAACGTCGATATGATCCTCGAAGGCGACTGGGACATCCTCGTGGATGCCATCGATACCATCGGGAACAAAGCGGTGATCGACAAGGCCGCATTGGACAGGGGACTCCCTGTTTACGCCTCGATGGGTGCCGCCATGCACTTCGATCCTTCGGCCGTACGCATCGCCACCCTGAAGAAGACCGACACCTGCCCCCTCGCTTCACAGCTGAGGAAGCAGATGAGGGATGTCGACACTTCCGATATGACCTGCGTCTACTCCACAGAGCCTGTGACGGTGAAGACGGAGAAGAGGGACGAACACGGAAAGGGTGTCCTCGGATCCCTGCCGACGGTTCCTGCCATTTTCGGAATGACGTTGGCGTCGCTCGTCATCCGCCGCATAACCGGCTGCTGA
- a CDS encoding DNase TatD family encodes MMFADAHIHLADGAFGQGYPDISEGNLFFTCSAVPSEWQSALPGLKGEVVRFCGVHPWHIGEWNDSSRQELVSLLESDTGIQVGEIGLDSKHPDMEKQIEAFAEQVDLASDFGRSVNIHNIGCDGEIVRLLKQHGRGCRSIILHSFKSDISPFSGLNCYFSVNPRILTKSKEHMKELVAKIPRNRLLLETDYPFAPRGFTTMEGFITELTNIMSIEPDELAGITLENARRAIQ; translated from the coding sequence ATGATGTTCGCGGACGCTCACATCCATTTGGCGGATGGGGCGTTCGGACAGGGTTATCCCGATATCTCCGAAGGCAATCTGTTCTTCACCTGTTCCGCCGTTCCTTCCGAATGGCAATCTGCTCTGCCCGGACTCAAAGGGGAAGTCGTGAGGTTCTGCGGAGTCCACCCCTGGCACATCGGCGAATGGAATGATTCGTCAAGGCAGGAACTGGTTTCCCTGCTCGAATCGGACACCGGAATACAGGTGGGGGAGATAGGTCTCGACAGCAAACATCCCGACATGGAAAAACAGATTGAAGCATTCGCAGAACAGGTTGACCTCGCCTCGGATTTCGGGCGTTCGGTGAACATCCACAACATCGGATGCGACGGAGAGATCGTGCGCCTCCTGAAACAGCACGGGAGGGGCTGCAGAAGCATCATCCTACACTCGTTCAAGTCCGATATATCGCCATTCTCGGGCCTGAACTGCTATTTCAGCGTCAATCCCCGCATACTCACCAAATCGAAGGAGCATATGAAGGAACTCGTCGCAAAGATTCCCCGTAACAGATTGCTTCTGGAGACTGACTATCCGTTCGCGCCCCGCGGGTTCACGACAATGGAGGGATTTATCACGGAGCTCACAAATATCATGTCGATCGAGCCCGACGAACTGGCCGGGATCACGCTCGAGAACGCAAGGAGAGCAATCCAATGA
- a CDS encoding flap endonuclease Fen: MGVNLSDIVEPKVLELEELRGKKVAVDTYNIAYQFMSAIRQPDGFPLCDKQGRTTSHLSGFLYRTANLVESGIEPIFVFDGKPHPLKAATLEERKQRRDKAEEEWKKAVERGDMKTAFTKAQQTSRMTPEVRESAKELIGYMGFPMVMAPSDGEQEAAFMCRRNDVWAAASQDFDSLLFGTPILVRNLTLTGRRKVPGKDIYREIKTECIDSSEFLSSLGITREQLVDMCMLIGTDFNQGIKGIGPKKALKLIKDNGDLETVMTKIGERIPDYEQIRDIFLNYEGSTEYDTKYKPVDRQAVVDMLVSYDFDAGRVNSALDRIEKARKEAEAKRRQRSLDSWF, from the coding sequence ATGGGAGTAAACCTTTCAGACATCGTGGAACCGAAGGTCCTGGAACTTGAGGAACTCAGAGGAAAGAAGGTCGCCGTCGACACATACAACATAGCATATCAGTTCATGTCGGCCATCCGTCAGCCCGACGGATTCCCGCTGTGCGACAAACAGGGCCGCACCACATCCCACCTCTCAGGTTTCCTGTACAGGACGGCCAACCTGGTGGAGTCCGGGATCGAACCCATCTTCGTCTTCGATGGGAAACCGCATCCTCTGAAAGCGGCCACTCTCGAAGAGAGGAAACAGCGCAGGGACAAGGCCGAGGAGGAATGGAAGAAGGCCGTGGAGAGAGGGGACATGAAGACCGCTTTCACCAAGGCACAGCAGACCTCCCGCATGACCCCCGAGGTCAGGGAATCCGCCAAGGAACTCATCGGATACATGGGCTTCCCCATGGTAATGGCCCCTTCCGACGGAGAGCAGGAAGCGGCATTTATGTGCAGACGCAACGACGTCTGGGCGGCCGCCTCCCAGGATTTCGACTCGCTGCTGTTCGGGACTCCCATACTCGTGAGGAACCTGACCCTCACCGGAAGGAGGAAGGTCCCCGGCAAGGACATCTACAGGGAGATCAAGACCGAATGCATCGACTCCTCCGAGTTCCTTTCATCCCTGGGCATCACCCGCGAGCAGCTGGTTGACATGTGCATGCTCATCGGCACCGACTTCAACCAGGGAATCAAGGGCATCGGACCCAAGAAGGCTCTGAAACTCATCAAGGACAACGGAGACCTCGAGACCGTGATGACCAAGATCGGCGAGAGGATTCCGGATTACGAGCAGATCAGGGACATCTTCCTGAACTACGAGGGTTCCACCGAGTACGACACCAAGTACAAACCCGTGGACAGACAGGCCGTGGTCGACATGCTGGTCTCCTACGATTTCGATGCAGGCAGGGTCAATTCCGCCCTCGACAGAATCGAGAAGGCCCGCAAGGAAGCCGAAGCAAAGAGACGCCAGAGATCCCTGGATTCGTGGTTCTGA
- a CDS encoding ribulose-phosphate 3-epimerase Rpe, which yields MTKIAPSMLSCDFSKVGEEISRIEMYGADWVHLDVMDGMFVPNLTFGAPVIKCLRPCTELPFDVHLMIEDPARYIGDFVKAGADLITVHEEASGSTDEALKLIKDAGVKAGITINPDTPVSAIEPYLDRVDLVLIMSVKAGFGGQKFNENCIPKISFVREWANAHNPHLEISVDGGINRETGKRVVDAGASVLVAGSSLFKLDDMTDEISLWKKYGPDTE from the coding sequence ATGACCAAAATAGCTCCGTCGATGCTCTCATGCGACTTTTCGAAGGTAGGGGAGGAGATCTCCCGTATCGAGATGTACGGAGCCGACTGGGTGCACCTCGATGTCATGGACGGGATGTTCGTCCCCAACCTTACCTTCGGCGCACCGGTCATCAAATGTCTGAGGCCCTGTACGGAACTCCCCTTCGACGTCCACCTGATGATCGAGGATCCGGCCAGGTACATCGGCGATTTCGTCAAAGCCGGAGCGGACCTCATCACTGTTCACGAGGAGGCTTCCGGAAGCACCGACGAAGCACTGAAGCTCATCAAAGATGCGGGAGTGAAGGCAGGCATCACCATCAACCCCGACACCCCGGTATCCGCCATCGAACCCTACCTTGACAGAGTGGACCTGGTGCTCATCATGTCAGTAAAGGCAGGATTCGGCGGACAGAAGTTTAACGAGAACTGCATCCCCAAGATCTCCTTCGTCAGGGAATGGGCCAACGCCCACAACCCCCACCTCGAGATATCCGTGGACGGAGGTATCAACCGCGAGACCGGCAAAAGGGTCGTTGATGCAGGTGCCTCCGTCTTGGTGGCGGGAAGTTCTCTCTTCAAACTCGATGACATGACCGACGAGATCTCCCTCTGGAAGAAATACGGTCCCGACACGGAGTGA
- a CDS encoding transcriptional regulator ArsR family, with amino-acid sequence MDTMQTGTKSGELYSLKPTEGVLNLPPEMQAIVKSKGGLNILIEQVPPAELFEDEAERFKALSSPVRIQILHALVTADLCPSILKNITGMSDSKLSYHLEILERAGFIAHEQRQKWRIYVITVEGRKTIGHERHPSDIPIL; translated from the coding sequence ATGGACACCATGCAGACAGGAACCAAATCCGGGGAACTCTATTCGCTGAAGCCCACCGAGGGCGTTCTGAATCTTCCTCCCGAGATGCAGGCCATCGTCAAGAGCAAAGGCGGCCTGAACATCCTTATCGAGCAGGTTCCTCCCGCAGAACTTTTCGAAGACGAAGCCGAGAGATTCAAGGCGCTGTCTTCTCCCGTCCGCATTCAGATCCTGCATGCCCTGGTGACCGCAGACCTCTGTCCCAGCATCCTGAAGAACATCACCGGGATGTCCGATTCGAAGCTGTCCTACCACCTCGAGATCCTGGAGCGCGCAGGGTTCATCGCCCACGAGCAGCGTCAGAAGTGGCGCATATATGTCATAACGGTCGAGGGAAGGAAGACGATAGGTCACGAAAGGCATCCTTCCGACATCCCGATTCTGTGA
- a CDS encoding ribonuclease Z Rnz, translating to MFDYLFLGTGASVPSRDRALPCVAVRKGGDIILFDCGEGSQRQLMISRFSFMKIRGIFITHLHGDHFYGLPGLLQTMGMSGRTDPLVVCGPEGFSEALSVCMDVCEGEIGYPLEMHDLRPGDSISVAGMTVEVFATEHGINSQGYVLRDGPARKIDTAKAEALGIKGEDFRRLENGETVNGVRMADICLPSAPGNSVAYTGDTRKCQTVIDAVRGVDVLIHESTYLSPEESNAEGHFHSTAKQAAEVAKEAGVGTLMLVHVSNRYKELGPVMEEASAVFPNTVVPRDLDYYISVKDGVRLA from the coding sequence ATGTTCGATTACCTCTTCCTCGGAACCGGCGCGAGTGTCCCCTCGAGGGACCGTGCCCTGCCGTGCGTGGCCGTGAGGAAGGGCGGCGACATCATCCTTTTCGACTGCGGGGAAGGATCTCAGCGTCAGCTGATGATCTCCCGCTTCTCTTTCATGAAGATCCGCGGGATCTTCATAACCCATCTGCATGGGGACCATTTCTACGGGCTTCCCGGGCTTCTTCAGACCATGGGTATGTCCGGAAGGACCGATCCTCTGGTCGTCTGCGGTCCCGAGGGCTTCTCCGAGGCACTTTCGGTGTGCATGGATGTCTGCGAGGGAGAGATCGGATATCCTTTGGAGATGCACGATCTCCGTCCGGGGGATTCGATCTCGGTTGCAGGGATGACCGTGGAGGTGTTCGCCACCGAACATGGCATCAATTCCCAGGGATACGTTCTCAGGGACGGGCCCGCCAGGAAGATCGACACCGCCAAAGCTGAAGCGCTAGGTATCAAAGGCGAGGACTTCCGCAGGCTCGAGAACGGGGAGACGGTCAACGGAGTTCGTATGGCCGATATCTGCTTGCCTTCGGCCCCTGGCAATTCGGTCGCCTATACCGGCGATACCCGGAAGTGCCAGACAGTCATAGATGCGGTCAGAGGAGTGGATGTGCTCATCCATGAGAGCACCTATCTCAGCCCTGAGGAATCCAATGCGGAGGGGCATTTTCATTCCACCGCGAAGCAGGCTGCCGAGGTGGCCAAAGAGGCCGGCGTCGGGACCCTCATGCTCGTGCACGTGAGCAACCGCTACAAGGAACTGGGGCCTGTGATGGAAGAAGCTTCTGCCGTATTCCCCAACACCGTGGTGCCCAGGGACCTGGATTATTATATCTCCGTCAAGGACGGCGTCAGATTAGCTTGA
- a CDS encoding HTH/CBS domain-containing protein, with product MKFPPASDIRRMRKALDITQTELAKESGVSQSTIAKIEKDRISASYETVVKLFETLEEMSKNSKHDLTAAEVATKEIITIQSNEKVRAATEIMRSSGVSQLPVLKGDTPVGSISEKIIFDKMRSGKTMDELKDMPIHTIMDDNFPSVNENTPMSSVTAMMSDCSAVLVLRKGKPVGIITKADLLKLI from the coding sequence ATGAAATTCCCTCCCGCCAGCGACATACGCAGAATGAGGAAGGCATTGGACATCACGCAGACCGAACTTGCCAAGGAATCAGGGGTCAGCCAGAGCACCATCGCCAAGATTGAAAAGGACCGCATCTCCGCCAGTTACGAGACCGTGGTGAAGCTCTTCGAGACCCTGGAAGAGATGTCGAAGAACTCCAAGCACGACCTCACGGCGGCAGAAGTGGCGACTAAAGAGATTATCACTATCCAAAGCAACGAGAAGGTCCGTGCTGCTACCGAGATCATGAGGAGCAGCGGAGTGTCCCAATTACCTGTTCTCAAGGGAGACACCCCGGTGGGCAGCATCTCCGAGAAGATCATCTTCGACAAGATGCGCAGTGGCAAGACCATGGACGAACTGAAGGATATGCCCATCCACACCATCATGGATGACAATTTCCCGTCGGTCAACGAGAACACGCCCATGTCGTCGGTCACCGCCATGATGAGCGACTGCAGCGCCGTCCTTGTGCTGAGGAAAGGTAAGCCTGTCGGTATAATCACCAAGGCTGACCTGCTCAAGCTAATCTGA